In one Rhea pennata isolate bPtePen1 chromosome 15, bPtePen1.pri, whole genome shotgun sequence genomic region, the following are encoded:
- the TNFRSF13B gene encoding tumor necrosis factor receptor superfamily member 13B, translating into GNICAGTCEAALPPAASEAGSVRAPQGPPLPPAGPRRAAPRRAGRDAMNNCTDQQYWDALVCQCIPCSLVCGRPAVRRCAAVCESMACGRRAGFYYDELLKRCISCTTVCGQHPKQCAPACEAALGTTPAPPVALGSASPPAAGLEQKPCAEQDPWLVVYLLLGLCLCALVCSLFLGWSHLRRKGEVVSCQASAGPCHRRDDSSKDRLVEAGSVGDGSTGSRVPEPVETCGFCFPEHGSAVQETKSGRSTSYHAGERVAPSHSGICRAGSAGAVPGPDDGHFKIICSPSQEKTPLA; encoded by the exons GGAAACATCTGCGCGGGCACGTGCGAggccgcgctcccgcccgccgcctccgaGGCGGGATCCGTGCGGGCGCCCCAGGGGCCTCCTctgccgccggcggggccgcgccgtgccgcgccgcgccgcgcaggaCGGGATGCCATGAACAACTGCACGGACCAGCAGTACTGGGACGCCCTCGTCTGCCAGTGCATCCCCTGCAGCCTGGTGTGCGGGCGGCCGGCGGTGCGGCGCTGCGCCGCCGTCTGCG AGTCCATGGCCTGCGGCCGGAGAGCCGGCTTCTACTACGACGAGCTGCTCAAGAGATGCATCAGCTGCACCACGGTCTGCGGGCAGCACCCGAAGCAATGCGCCCCGGCGTGCGAGG CCGCCCTGGGGACCACGCCGGCGCCGCCGGTCGCCCTGGGCAGCGcctcgccgccggccgccggcctGGAGCAGAAGCCGTGCGCGGAGCAGGACCCGTGGCTGGTCGTCTACCTGCTGCTGGGGCTCTGCCTCTGCGCCCTCGTCTGCTCCCTGTTCCTGGGCTGGAGCCACCTGCGCAGGAAGGGAGAGGTGGTCTCGTGCCAGGCCAGCGCCGGCCCCTGCCACCGCCGCGACGACTCCTCCAAAG ATCGCCTAGTGGAAGCGGGTAGCGTTGGTGACGGATCTACCGGGAGCAGGGTACCAGAGCCCGTGGAAACCTGCGGCTTCTGCTTCCCCGAGCACGGCTCTGCCGTACAGGAGACCAAGTCGGGCCGCAGCACCTCCTACCACGCGGGAGAAAGAGTCGCTCCCTCTCACAGCGGGATATGCCGCGCGGGAAGCGCGGGGGCCGTTCCCGGCCCCGACGACGGCCACTTCAAAATCATCTGCTCTCCCTCGCAAGAGAAGACGCCGCTGGCCTGA